One part of the Pseudoliparis swirei isolate HS2019 ecotype Mariana Trench chromosome 6, NWPU_hadal_v1, whole genome shotgun sequence genome encodes these proteins:
- the tasor2 gene encoding uncharacterized protein tasor2 isoform X3: MESGNGGTSSKGVLVPVSEGCDVFQSSILTPLKSAYLYEESKQSFRYTSAVLVQNPALEEKYNAFREKRREVGYSEEDLKESYGFLLFEDTNQANALSETGVLPGNSTCTTLGDPSKGVYISMYSDCLDLNRWYHGKSGYIAIIRLTKGRVKRVLENYTQKFTAPTVEFDCHMSEQLPSVSSKTSSFLAFERTQYYMYELLDDGRNVSTQSPSAACPIAIVSFSYTDTKATLEAPQEKSVEKKLFCQYFPWRGQLKIGPQVYEVGLQSSAGALIPAVLPPVVEISRAISMLNLQQLLPRAVFETCFTGEVFLNGLYFSLCELVSSEVEGNHSLSLLLREIKEKDLALTIQLNDGGFLILLDSSHFLKYDDTGSSATDVLQGMFVFPNSQVIQRDTKFRERKVALSSEILKILPVLSYAEAEVEKTPFDQSEELCEVLMQHMQTYAALINPGLASSPTREVSIFPDQYDVPEAHKHLYSSPEWTNEAWQRFRSYLNKPDSFQLPVSNASEILAAGQEERMEDLDDDVYICLSSPEEQPAKPDSMEESEDQLTVQRSPVNGETPVDSCITNAEVDFTSVPQNVVPGDVQVGDATKDTGKSKLRVLNLTNDIGAKNLLNPSTSDDLPAELIVSITSAEQTITNEGLIGIGTVSATKLNDFQLSGFSTAKLQTEEVNCLKEENIAPKKFWDCPKFTKNKRRGRRGHYKSRKKVSKACVETPTLQMPVKDDDLKSRKAFRAKKSSGHPKFSRPSNVDRRKVQMRTCKFRQLSINKKVNSASVGLAVPGEEETDPGQQSFESTILMDVEAYPLRRKTERWDLKPVISECGRILVPHGTVDFADQIKFLKDKLQSTKDEQCLEKMLLDTFVNDSDEMVQESDPTLGTTVGKTEATTFNNGGNHLRHGVNDVISEHSILVRSDDGTVSLTLNSESKKHFSRTDGTATPPSEAVKEKHTDTLSPGKIVTKGEYLLSKLKSVLLRGKRKTDLLVLEETTADAAQDTEPCLKMGKVDLQAGNLKSNCAITSVQDTNECVKEVSKMLSVDPIFAYALGLTPRETVVQIQRTEGRDTQQEQTIFEKQLQVIQRPPPIFPRKGRIKTLKKHQGISTEYVKQKCTPFQVSPLSGSTRLLRHHQTMYGNGIKTLPTSVGQEDGSEQNHRTPEYLKKHMVRRRKFRHSRTVAHKDGSIQVTKQWKADYDFDLDSKFSNDSKDRTIVRALHGSWDFSMQDTSEEVRLIVHMWIGLFYSRSTSRFFNVDSSAYPEESDSLSIGTVSAPAQFELKANSFAHSPSITDTSISKVLDFSKKEDSLLDQESGILDLSLRNTNAEIVRLDPRANRKETSASIDRKEASETLNALESSVGPQEAIAIQHSKQMVHSTEIINEVNDVRTAYEKKTSFTALEKAGSLEHTDLPSCKGDETLISVRQEMETVSVQPENNQTASGMSQVLHGYNNKKTDSNDGMEFRIWNSESTEMSLAKKHERDSSKSGMDDEVDSNREAGDVLHTNEHDETESKDGENWKVKEKPYQEGNVELSPEVTHANEDPTNEELGVVCSGNVLENEKQLPTEEPKAFSPDKAENGNDDMEVMKAEDHIGKEDGLDEKDSCVSPLQTDRDLNAQPVPMMCDGPDSVKMDCITESHPKPLLDEQPPQADNKEDACHALQLRKLCANVNVLTNELAISKNFTHPPSEMNPLPEEPAVEKSLEQNICLADNVHYQKPELPMSDDNKCKDGPISQTNDKAMPNFNWSADDHEDLDTKSIKGDQEADNTTEKNVFHHQPHSPQCEAEGELTKETNLKQIDKTNETLEKIHSMVVIPFIGIDASGEDTVQPHDSQMQSKGEKVVQEEIPFISETTSNETDLPTGECRESKMDTQKAKLSIGKILLSDIDASNTNHSGTESDNQSTTPTMDEKPYEYLACSAYPLTQKHLSRSSTSMKDEMPHRSPVNCDANHQPDLHPDLELRALRVLQSIDKFLSKSRHSDASSEIETSDMKLTLDESVKPRSKNVTTCFAPSHTSFNSSDKRMSDTAPALVSASTSQEINTESADPFLISPFKSKLEEVLGVKLLLQTDSSVEDYSERTDTIQETYPGQEYDQPYISGPSTESLQAIDSNVDQDIHTTTSQNNLNQEARSYSQRPVMAVKPCQSDENQGISKERQIENAVMSHFSKNKQTENPKVTYTIPTTLLLVRNTESLDRTSEGVNEVEQEASELSTKSSWLSNVRDSKSQDISKLNQIPSSLPVQSLKSENGSLMFNDGNQGSVEKIGQTIKKSIQMIQKDCSDASTSHADHHDGAVRDDGLFLQPHSSLICTVYNTTRKRSYSFLEQVSQRCIQDDLTVASMEQECLIFSDKMKHLLKRSKSGPIGQLDTSDKLDLSCASPVTVHFCSLEEQEDSVDHLNAHLNTQPRVGQKIKVDMSERKDLTEKEKTLRLQNISPGTGDPVEHPGVSGVTSECARLYKAMMTEACAAKKVPSKPQSFTMDRGHPKTETGNHFDFYDEMKKELDKSFRSNLNSVVKNSCKTKSRFYILVTSDDAFFEETKAQLEAEGHTAVQPSQFFLTEESSSSLLIILRNEDIAEHICEVPHLLKLKTSPGVQFAGIDEPDDVVNLTHQELFKRGGFLMFHRAALEPLSLCNLKKMSEILQELSGTGKWKWMMHYGDSRRLKENARLSVEAKEKKHFLNFCQEAGLLEVLPYHECDLMSRDLPDYLTCLVRLQVQNISARYPVFITDAAADSAFGKNGILTMTFQSFLTYSPSET, translated from the exons ATGGAAAGTGGGAATGGTGGAACCTCGAGTAAAG GTGTTTTAGTACCTGTCTCAGAAGGATGTGACGTCTTTCAAAGCAGTATTTTGACTCCACTTAAAAGTGCGTATTTGTACGAGGAGTCAAAACAGTCTTTCAGGTACACGTCTGCTGTCTTGGTACAAAATCCAGCACTTGAAGAAAAG TATAATGCTTTccgagaaaagagaagagaagtagGTTATTCAGAGGAGGATCTGAAGGAATCTTATGGGTTTTTGCTGTTTGAAGATACCAACCAG GCAAATGCACTAAGTGAAACTGGTGTGCTCCCTGGGAACAGCACATGTACAACTCTTGGAGATCCCTCGAAAG GTGTGTACATATCAATGTACTCTGACTGTCTGGATCTTAACCGCTGGTACCATGGGAAGTCTGGCTACATTGCAATCATCAGGCTGACAAAG GGTAGAGTTAAAAGGGTTTTAGAGAACTACACCCAGAAATTCACTGCGCCCACTGTGGAGTTTGACTGTCATATGTCCGAACAGTTGCCTTCAGTATCTTCCAAAACCAGCTCTTTTCTTGCCTTTGAGAGAACTCAG TATTACATGTATGAGCTGCTAGATGATGGAAGAAATGTGTCGACTCAATCTCCCAGTGCTGCCTGTCCTATTGCCATTGTATCATTCTCATATACGGATACTAAAGCAACACTCGAAGCACCACAGGAGAAAAG TGTGGAGAAAAAACTCT TTTGTCAATACTTTCCGTGGAGGGGTCAGCTTAAAATAGGCCCTCAGGTCTATGAGGTTGGGCTGCAATCTTCAGCAGGGGCCTTGATCCCTGCCGTACT GCCACCCGTTGTTGAAATAAGCAGAGCCATTTCCATGTTGAACCTGCAACAGCTACTGCCAAGGGCGGTCTTTGAAACCTGCTTTACTGGAGAAG TCTTTCTGAATGGCTTATACTTCAGTCTGTGTGAGTTGGTGTCTTCTGAGGTTGAGGGgaaccactctctctctttacttctGCGGGAGATCAAGGAGAAAGATCTT gctctcactATTCAGCTGAATGATGGTGGTTTTCTCATCCTGTTGGACTCCTCACATTTCCTCAAATATGATG aTACTGGGTCCAGTGCTACTGATGTCCTGCAAGGCATGTTTGTGTTTCCAAACTCACAAGTCATACAGAGAG ACACTAAATTTCGAGAGCGAAAGGTTGCCTTGTCATCCGAAATCCTGAAGATTCTACCGGTGCTAAGTTATGCAGAGGCCGAAGTTGAGAAAACACCTTTCGACCAAAGTGAAGAACTCTGTGAAGTGTTGATGCAGCATATGCAGACTTATGCAGCACTGATAAATCCTGGGTTGGCATCAAGTCCCACAAGAGAAGTCAGCATCTTTCCTGATCAATATGATGTGCCTGAGGCCCACAAGCACCTCTACTCTTCTCCGGAGTGGACTAACGAGGCATGGCAGAGGTTTAGGTCATACCTGAACAAACCAGACTCTTTTCAACTGCCAGTGTCCAATGCTTCAGAAATCCTGGCAGCTGGACAAGAGGAGAGAATGGAAGACCTTGATGATGATGTCTACATCTGTCTGTCATCTCCTGAGGAGCAACCAGCCAAACCTGATAGCATGGAGGAGTCAGAAGACCAGTTGACAGTCCAGAGATCTCCTGTAAACGGTGAAACACCTGTGGACAGTTGTATAACAAATGCAGAAGTTGACTTCACAAGTGTGCCACAAAATGTTGTACCAGGTGATGTGCAAGTTGGAGATGCAACCAAAGACACTGGCAAATCCAAGCTGAGAGTGCTAAATTTAACTAATGACATTGGGGCAAAAAATCTCCTGAATCCTTCTACATCAGATGACCTTCCTGCAGAGCTGATTGTCAGCATTACTTCGGCCGAGCAAACTATCACTAATGAGGGTTTAATTGGGATTGGTACTGTGTCTGCCACAAAGCTAAATGACTTTCAGCTTTCTGGTTTTTCAACAGCCAAATTACAAACGGAAGAAGTGAACTGTCTGAAGGAGGAGAATATTGCACCCAAAAAGTTTTGGGATTGCCCTAAATTCACAAAAAACAAACGGAGGGGACGCAGGGGACATTACAAGAGTCGGAAAAAGGTATCTAAAGCTTGCGTTGAAACTCCCACTTTACAAATGCCAGTAAAGGATGACGACTTAAAGAGTCGGAAGGCATTCCGGGCAAAGAAATCTTCAGGCCACCCGAAGTTCAGTCGTCCTTCAAATGTTGATCGGAGGAAAGTACAAATGCGAACGTGCAAATTTAGACAactatcaataaataaaaaggtaaacTCGGCTTCTGTTGGATTAGCAGTACCAGGCGAGGAAGAAACAGACCCTGGACAGCAGAGCTTCGAAAGCACTATTTTGATGGACGTTGAAGCTTATCCTCTGAGAAGGAAAACGGAGCGCTGGGACTTAAAGCCGGTCATCAGTGAATGTGGAAGAATATTGGTTCCTCATGGCACTGTAGATTTTGCTGATCAGATTAAGTTTTTAAAGGATAAACTTCAATCTACAAAAGATGAACAGTGTCTTGAAAAAATGTTGCTTGATACCTTTGTGAATGACTCGGATGAAATGGTGCAAGAGTCCGATCCTACTCTGGGGACAACAGTGGGCAAAACAGAGGCCACCACATTCAACAATGGAGGGAACCATCTTCGACATGGTGTCAACGATGTTATTTCTGAACACAGTATTTTAGTACGTTCAGATGATGGCACAGTTTCATTGACTTTGAATTCAGAGAGTAAGAAGCATTTTTCAAGGACTGATGGCACAGCAACTCCTCCCTCGGAAGCagttaaagaaaaacacactgaTACCCTCTCCCCGGGAAAGATTGTAACAAAGGGCGAATATCTGTTGAGTAAATTGAAATCAGTTCTTCTACGAGGAAAGAGAAAAACGGATCTCCTCGTCTTAGAGGAAACGACTGCAGATGCTGCCCAAGACACTGAGCCCTGTCTCAAGATGGGCAAAGTTGACTTACAAGCTGGGAACCTGAAGAGTAATTGTGCAATTACAAGTGTCCAGGATACCAATGAGTGTGTCAAGGAAGTTTCAAAGATGCTCTCAGTTGACCCTATTTTTGCATATGCATTAGGTCTGACCCCGAGAGAGACAGTAGTTCAGATACAGAGAACTGAGGGTCGAGATACTCAACAAGAGCAAACTATTTTCGAAAAACAACTTCAAGTCATACAGAGGCCTCCACCAATCTTTCCGCGAAAAGGAAGGATTAAAACGCTCAAAAAGCATCAAGGCATCTCTACGGAATATGTTAAACAGAAAT GTACACCTTTCCAGGTATCCCCTTTAAGTGGTTCTACTAGACTGCTGCGCCATCACCAGACAATGTATGGCAATGGAATTAAAACACTACCTACCTCTGTCGGACAGGAAGACGGGAGTGAACAAAACCACAGAACTCCAGAATACCTGAAAAAACACATGGTGCGCAGAAGGAAGTTCAGACACTCCCGCACCGTTGCTCACAAGGACGGATCTATCCAAGTCACAAAGCAATGGAAAGCAGACTATGACTTTGATCTGGACAGCAAGTTTTCAAATGACTCCAAGGATAGAACTATCGTCCGAGCTTTACATGG CTCTTGGGATTTCTCCATGCAAGACACCAGTGAAGAGGTGCGGCTCATTGTCCACATGTGGATAGGTCTGTTCTACAGCCGGTCAACATCCAGGTTCTTTAATGTTGACTCATCCGCATATCCAGAAGAGAGTGATTCTTTGTCAATTGGAACGGTATCTGCTCCAGCTCAGTTTGAGCTCAAGGCCAATTCATTTGCACATTCCCCAAGTATTACAGACACTTCGATTTCCAAAGTTTTGGACTTCAGCAAAAAAGAAGACTCTCTGTTGGACCAAGAATCTGGGATTTTGGATTTATCACTAAGAAACACCAATGCAGAGATTGTCAGGCTGGATCCACGAGCAAACAGAAAAGAGACTTCTGCGTCCATTGATCGGAAAGAAGCAAGTGAAACATTAAACGCACTCGAGTCATCTGTGGGACCACAGGAGGCAATCGCAATACAG CATTCCAAACAGATGGTACACTCCACAGAGATCATAAATGAGGTGAATGATGTCAGAACTGCCTATGAAAAGAAGACGTCTTTTACCGCATTGGAAAAAGCTGGGAGTCTGGAGCATACCGATCTCCCATCTTGTAAAGGGGATGAAACGCTCATTTCTGTACGACAAGAAATGGAAACGGTGTCCGTTCAGCCAGAAAATAATCAAACGGCTTCAGGAatgagtcaggtgttacatgGATACAACAATAAGAAGACTGATAGTAATGATGGGATGGAATTCAGAATTTGGAATTCAGAATCGACAGAGATGAGTTTagcaaaaaaacatgaaagggATTCATCCAAATCTGGAATGGACGATGAGGTTGACTCCAACAGAGAAGCAGGTGATGTGCTTCATACAAATGAGCACGATGAAACTGAATCCAAAGATGGGGAAAACTGGAAAgtgaaagaaaagccatatcaaGAAGGCAATGTAGAACTGTCTCCAGAAGTGACTCATGCAAATGAGGATCCAACAAACGAAGAATTGGGTGTTGTGTGCAGTGGAAATGTTTTGGAAAATGAGAAGCAGTTGCCTACAGAGGAGCCAAAAGCATTTTCACCAGACAAGGCTGAAAATGGAAATGATGATATGGAAGTGATGAAAGCTGAAGATCACATTGGAAAAGAAGATGGACTTGATGAGAAAGACAGTTGCGTTTCACCTCTGCAAACTGACAGGGATTTAAATGCTCAACCAGTACCTATGATGTGCGATGGCCCAGACTCGGTAAAGATGGATTGCATCACAGAGAGTCATCCGAAACCACTATTGGATGAGCAACCACCTCAAGCTGACAACAAAGAAGATGCCTGCCATGCTTTGCAGTTAAGAAAGCTGTGTGCAAACGTCAATGTGTTGACAAATGAACTTGCCATTTCAAAAAACTTTACTCATCCTCCATCAGAAATGAATCCTTTACCTGAAGAACCTGCAGTTGAGAAAAGTTTAGAACAAAATATTTGTTTGGCAGATAACGTACATTATCAGAAGCCAGAATTACCCATGTCTGATGACAACAAGTGCAAAGACGGGCCTATTTCCCAGACAAATGACAAAGCAATGCCTAACTTCAATTGGAGTGCTGATGATCATGAAGATCTGGATACCAAATCAATTAAAGGAGACCAAGAAGCTGATAACACAactgaaaaaaatgtatttcatcaTCAGCCTCATTCCCCGCAGTGTGAAGCTGAAGGGGAACTGACTAAAGAAACCAATCTCAAACAGATCGACAAAACAAATGAGACATTGGAAAAGATCCATAGTATGGTTGTAATTCCATTTATTGGAATAGACGCCTCTGGGGAGGATACCGTACAACCACatgattcacaaatgcaaagtAAGGGTGAAAAAGTTGTCCAGGAAGAAATACCATTCATCAGTGAAACTACCTCCAATGAAACTGACCTACCTACGGGAGAATGCAGAGAATCAAAAATGGACACTCAGAAGGCAAAACTGTCTATTGGCAAAATATTACTATCAGATATTGATGCAAGTAATACAAACCACTCTGGAACTGAGTCTGACAACCAAAGCACCACCCCTACTATGGATGAAAAACCATATGAGTACTTGGCTTGCTCTGCTTATCCTCTGACTCAGAAACATCTAAGCAGAAGCTCAACATCCATGAAGGATGAGATGCCTCACAGGTCTCCAGTTAACTGTGATGCCAACCATCAACCTGACCTTCATCCTGATCTTGAACTAAGAGCTCTGAGAGTTCTACAAAGTATAGACAAGTTCCTTTCCAAATCAAGGCACAGTGATGCATCCAGCGAGATAGAAACCTCTGATATGAAACTCACTCTTGATGAATCCGTCAAACCCAGAAGCAAGAACGTCACAACTTGCTTTGCTCCAAGCCATACCTCATTTAACTCTAGTGACAAGAGAATGAGCGATACAGCACCAGCTTTGGTGTCAGCTTCTACCTCACAAGAAATTAACACAGAATCGGCAGATCCCTTTCTTATATCCCCGTTCAAAAGTAAATTAGAGGAAGTTCTTGGTGTTAAGTTGCTGCTACAAACTGACTCATCAGTTGAAGACTATTCTGAAAGAACAGATACGATACAGGAAACCTACCCAGGGCAAGAATATGATCAACCCTACATATCTGGTCCCTCTACTGAGAGTTTACAGGCTATCGACTCAAATGTTGACCAAGATATACATACAACTACATCACAGAACAATTTAAATCAAGAAGCACGGTCTTACAGTCAGCGTCCTGTCATGGCAGTGAAACCATGTCAGAGTGATGAAAATCAAGGAATCTCTAAAGAGAGACAAATTGAAAACGCTGTAATGTCACATTTCTCCAAAAATAAGCAGACTGAAAACCCCAAAGTCACATACACCATACCCACTACCTTGCTCTTGGTGAGAAACACAGAAAGTCTCGATAGAACTTCTGAAGGAGTAAATGAGGTCGAACAAGAGGCCAGTGAGCTTTCTACAAAGAGCAGTTGGTTATCAAATGTTCGTGACAGTAAGTCACAAGACATTTCAAAACTCAACCAAATTCCATCATCTCTACCTGTGCAGTCTTTAAAATCTGAAAATGGTTCCTTAATGTTCAATGATGGAAACCAAGGTTCAGTTGAGAAAATTGGGCAAACAATTAAAAAGAGCATCCAGATGATTCAGAAAGACTGCTCTGATGCATCAACTTCACATGCAGATCACCACGATGGTGCCGTAAGAGACGACGGTCTTTTCCTGCAACCTCACAGCTCACTCATTTGTACGGTCTATAACACCACCCGGAAGAGATCGTATTCTTTTCTGGAGCAGGTTTCTCAGAGGTGCATacaagatgacctcactgtggcgTCGATGGAGCAGGAGTGCCTTATCTTCTCAGACAAAATGAAGCATCTTCTGAAAAGGAGTAAGAGCGGACCCATCGGTCAACTAGACACGTCTGACAAACTGGATTTGTCTTGCGCCAGTCCTGTAACTGTGCACTTTTGCAGTttagaggagcaggaggattcAGTGGATCACTTGAACGCACATTTGAACACACAGCCACGTGTTGGACAGAAAATCAAGGTGGACATGTCCGAGAGGAAAGACCTGACGGAGAAGGAAAAGACTTTGCGCCTTCAAAACATTTCTCCGGGAACAGGGGACCCAGTGGAACATCCTGGAGTTTCTGGAGTGACTTCAGAGTGTGCCAGGCTGTACAAGGCAATGATGACTGAGGCGTGTGCTGCCAAAAAGGTGCCATCCAAACCTCAGAGCTTCACAATGGATAGAGGTCACCCAAAGACTGAAACTGGCAACCATTTTGACTTCTATGATGAAATGAAGAAAGAGCTGGATAAAAGTTTTCGCAGTAATCTGAATTCAGTTGTGAAGAATTCCTGTAAAACAAAGTCCAGATTCTACATATTAGTGACGTCAGATGATGCCTTCTTTGAGGAAACCAAG GCACAGTTGGAGGCCGAGGGCCACACTGCTGTACAGCCATCCCAGTTCTTCCTTACTGAGGAAAGTTCTTCATCTCTACTCATCATCCTCAGGAATGAAGACATTGCAGAGCACATTTGTGAG GTCCCACATTTGCTGAAGCTGAAGACGTCACCAGGTGTGCAGTTTGCTGGAATTGACGAACCGGATGATGTTGTGAACCTCACCCACCAGGAGCTCTTCAAGAGGGGTGGCTTCCTCATGTTCCACAGGGCAGCGCTGGAGCCCCTCAGCCTTT GCAActtgaaaaaaatgtcagaaatcTTGCAAGAGCTCAGCGGAACGGGGAAGTGGAAATGGATGATGCACTACGGAGACAGCCGGCGGCTGAAAGAAAATGCGAG GTTAAGTGTCGAGGCGAAGGAGAAGAAACACTTCCTCAACTTTTGCCAAGAAGCTGGACTATTGGAGGTCTTGCCTTATCATGAGTGTGACCTCATGTCAAGAGATCTGCCCGACTATCTCACGTGTTTGGTCCGTTTGCAGGTCCAGAATATATCGGCCCGTTACCCTGTTTTTATAACCG ATGCAGCAGCAGACAGCGCATTTGGAAAGAATGGAATTTTGACGATGACTTTCCAATCTTTCCTGACGTATTCTCCAAGCGAAACATGA